A DNA window from Purpureocillium takamizusanense chromosome 9, complete sequence contains the following coding sequences:
- the ERG9 gene encoding Squalene synthase (COG:I~EggNog:ENOG503NXNI~TransMembrane:1 (o407-429i)~BUSCO:EOG09262HA6~antiSMASH:Cluster_9.1): MGALYYLMHPNQLRSIIQWKLWHNPVHQRKPSEESPELQECFRFLNMTSRSFAAVIQELNHELLVPITLFYLVLRGLDTIEDDMTIPIDNKVPLLRKFHETMDIDGWQYHESQEKDKELLEKFDVVVTELKKLKPKYRTIIKEMTVKMGNGMADYAENTKMIENGVQTIEEYELYCHYVAGLVGEGLTRLFVSSELGNPKLAERPSLTESMGQFLQKTNIIRDIHEDWQDGRRWYPKEIWSRHVDKWEDLLDPKYREQAVNCVSDMILDALKHAEECLFYMAGMREQSVFNFVAIPQGMAIATLELMFRNPDVLEKNVKITKGDACQLMFECTQNLQTVCEVFRRYARKIHAKNDPRDPNYLAISVRCAQIEQFIETLYPTQDPKKLTLENEQRQKKEPTVDPGENLIMFGIVLLCLLFVSGIMVRAICAAAPYISQPLTGLI, encoded by the exons GCATCCGAACCAGTTGCGGTCCATAATACAATG GAAGCTCTGGCACAACCCCGTCCACCAGCGCAAGCCCTCAGAGGAGTCGCCGGAGCTGCAGGAATGCTTCCGCTTCCTGAACATGACGAGTCGCAGCTTTGCGGCCGTCATCCAGGAACTCAATCATGAGCTCCTTGTCCCCATCACACTCTTTTATCTCGTCTTGCGCGGCCTCGACACCATCGAAGATGACATGACGATACCCATCGACAACAAGGTCCCCTTGCTGCGAAAGTTCCATGAGACCATGGATATTGACGGCTGGCAGTACCACGAGAGCCAAGAGAAGGACAAGGAACTGCTGGAGAAGTTCGACGTGGTCGTCACGGAGCTCAAAAAGCTGAAGCCCAAGTATCGCACGATCATCAAGGAGATGACGGTCAAGATGGGTAACGGCATGGCCGACTACGCGGAAAATACCAAGATGATCGAGAACGGCGTCCAGACCATCGAGGAGTACGAGCTCTACTGTCACTACGTTGCCGGCCTCGTGGGCGAGGGCCTAACGCGTCTCTTCGTGTCGTCGGAGCTGGGAAATCccaagctggccgagcggCCGTCATTGACGGAGTCGATGGGACAGTTCCTGCAAAAGACCAACATCATCCGCGACATCCACGAGGACTGGCAAGACGGTCGCCGGTGGTACCCAAAGGAGATCTGGAGCAGGCACGTGGACAAGTGGGAGGACCTGCTTGACCCCAAGTACCGCGAACAGGCAGTCAATTGTGTGTCGGACATGATTCTAGACGCACTGAAGCACGCTGAGGAGTGCTTGTTCTACATGGCGGGCATGCGCGAGCAAAGCGTCTTCAACTTTGTGGCCATCCCCCAGGGCATGGCCATTGCTACTCTGGAGCTCATGTTCCGCAACCCCGACGTGCTCGAGAAGAACGTCAAGATCACCAAGGGCGACGCATGTCAGCTCATGTTTGAATGCACACAGAACCTGCAGACGGTATGCGAGGTATTCCGGAGATATGCCCGGAAGATTCACGCCAAGAACGACCCTCGGGACCCCAACTATCTAGCAATTAGCGTGCGATGCGCCCAG ATTGAGCAATTCATTGAGACGCTGTACCCTACGCAAGACCCCAAGAAGTTGACGCTCGAGAACGAGCAACGACAGAAGAAGGAACCAACTGTTGACCCGGGCGAGAACCTCATCATGTTTGGCATTGTCCTCCTATGTCTGCTGTTCGTATCTGGCATTATGGTGAGAGCAATATGTGCGGCAGCCCCCTATATCTCGCAACCGCTGACTGGATTGATCTAG
- the ERG9 gene encoding Squalene synthase (COG:I~EggNog:ENOG503NXNI~BUSCO:EOG09262HA6~TransMembrane:1 (o407-431i)~antiSMASH:Cluster_9.1): MAALVSGRDGPDADISCRKLWHNPVHQRKPSEESPELQECFRFLNMTSRSFAAVIQELNHELLVPITLFYLVLRGLDTIEDDMTIPIDNKVPLLRKFHETMDIDGWQYHESQEKDKELLEKFDVVVTELKKLKPKYRTIIKEMTVKMGNGMADYAENTKMIENGVQTIEEYELYCHYVAGLVGEGLTRLFVSSELGNPKLAERPSLTESMGQFLQKTNIIRDIHEDWQDGRRWYPKEIWSRHVDKWEDLLDPKYREQAVNCVSDMILDALKHAEECLFYMAGMREQSVFNFVAIPQGMAIATLELMFRNPDVLEKNVKITKGDACQLMFECTQNLQTVCEVFRRYARKIHAKNDPRDPNYLAISVRCAQIEQFIETLYPTQDPKKLTLENEQRQKKEPTVDPGENLIMFGIVLLCLLFVSGIMIGTAMFLGAKFPILSDILQHAANLLPGNKPPAAATGRDEL; this comes from the exons ATGGCGGCCCTTGTATCTGGACGCGATGGTCCTGACGCTGACATCAGCTGCAGGAAGCTCTGGCACAACCCCGTCCACCAGCGCAAGCCCTCAGAGGAGTCGCCGGAGCTGCAGGAATGCTTCCGCTTCCTGAACATGACGAGTCGCAGCTTTGCGGCCGTCATCCAGGAACTCAATCATGAGCTCCTTGTCCCCATCACACTCTTTTATCTCGTCTTGCGCGGCCTCGACACCATCGAAGATGACATGACGATACCCATCGACAACAAGGTCCCCTTGCTGCGAAAGTTCCATGAGACCATGGATATTGACGGCTGGCAGTACCACGAGAGCCAAGAGAAGGACAAGGAACTGCTGGAGAAGTTCGACGTGGTCGTCACGGAGCTCAAAAAGCTGAAGCCCAAGTATCGCACGATCATCAAGGAGATGACGGTCAAGATGGGTAACGGCATGGCCGACTACGCGGAAAATACCAAGATGATCGAGAACGGCGTCCAGACCATCGAGGAGTACGAGCTCTACTGTCACTACGTTGCCGGCCTCGTGGGCGAGGGCCTAACGCGTCTCTTCGTGTCGTCGGAGCTGGGAAATCccaagctggccgagcggCCGTCATTGACGGAGTCGATGGGACAGTTCCTGCAAAAGACCAACATCATCCGCGACATCCACGAGGACTGGCAAGACGGTCGCCGGTGGTACCCAAAGGAGATCTGGAGCAGGCACGTGGACAAGTGGGAGGACCTGCTTGACCCCAAGTACCGCGAACAGGCAGTCAATTGTGTGTCGGACATGATTCTAGACGCACTGAAGCACGCTGAGGAGTGCTTGTTCTACATGGCGGGCATGCGCGAGCAAAGCGTCTTCAACTTTGTGGCCATCCCCCAGGGCATGGCCATTGCTACTCTGGAGCTCATGTTCCGCAACCCCGACGTGCTCGAGAAGAACGTCAAGATCACCAAGGGCGACGCATGTCAGCTCATGTTTGAATGCACACAGAACCTGCAGACGGTATGCGAGGTATTCCGGAGATATGCCCGGAAGATTCACGCCAAGAACGACCCTCGGGACCCCAACTATCTAGCAATTAGCGTGCGATGCGCCCAG ATTGAGCAATTCATTGAGACGCTGTACCCTACGCAAGACCCCAAGAAGTTGACGCTCGAGAACGAGCAACGACAGAAGAAGGAACCAACTGTTGACCCGGGCGAGAACCTCATCATGTTTGGCATTGTCCTCCTATGTCTGCTGTTCGTATCTGGCATTATG ATTGGAACTGCAATGTTTTTGGGGGCGAAATTCCCAATCCTATCAGACATACTTCAGCACGCAGCAAATCTCCTCCCGGGCAACAagccaccagcagccgctACGGGGCGCGACGAGTTATAG
- the ERG9 gene encoding Squalene synthase (EggNog:ENOG503NXNI~COG:I~antiSMASH:Cluster_9.1~TransMembrane:1 (o406-430i)) has translation MGALYYLMHPNQLRSIIQWKLWHNPVHQRKPSEESPELQECFRFLNMTSRSFAAVIQELNHELLVPITLFYLVLRGLDTIEDDMTIPIDNKVPLLRKFHETMDIDGWQYHESQEKDKELLEKFDVVVTELKKLKPKYRTIIKEMTVKMGNGMADYAENTKMIENGVQTIEEYELYCHYVAGLVGEGLTRLFVSSELGNPKLAERPSLTESMGQFLQKTNIIRDIHEDWQDGRRWYPKEIWSRHVDKWEDLLDPKYREQAVNCVSDMILDALKHAEECLFYMAGMREQSVFNFVAIPQGMAIATLELMFRNPDVLEKNVKITKGDACQLMFECTQNLQTVCEVFRRYARKIHAKNDPRDPNYLAISVRCAQIEQFIETLYPTQDPKKLTLENEQRQKKEPTVDPGENLIMFGIVLLCLLFVSGIMIGTAMFLGAKFPILSDILQHAANLLPGNKPPAAATGRDEL, from the exons GCATCCGAACCAGTTGCGGTCCATAATACAATG GAAGCTCTGGCACAACCCCGTCCACCAGCGCAAGCCCTCAGAGGAGTCGCCGGAGCTGCAGGAATGCTTCCGCTTCCTGAACATGACGAGTCGCAGCTTTGCGGCCGTCATCCAGGAACTCAATCATGAGCTCCTTGTCCCCATCACACTCTTTTATCTCGTCTTGCGCGGCCTCGACACCATCGAAGATGACATGACGATACCCATCGACAACAAGGTCCCCTTGCTGCGAAAGTTCCATGAGACCATGGATATTGACGGCTGGCAGTACCACGAGAGCCAAGAGAAGGACAAGGAACTGCTGGAGAAGTTCGACGTGGTCGTCACGGAGCTCAAAAAGCTGAAGCCCAAGTATCGCACGATCATCAAGGAGATGACGGTCAAGATGGGTAACGGCATGGCCGACTACGCGGAAAATACCAAGATGATCGAGAACGGCGTCCAGACCATCGAGGAGTACGAGCTCTACTGTCACTACGTTGCCGGCCTCGTGGGCGAGGGCCTAACGCGTCTCTTCGTGTCGTCGGAGCTGGGAAATCccaagctggccgagcggCCGTCATTGACGGAGTCGATGGGACAGTTCCTGCAAAAGACCAACATCATCCGCGACATCCACGAGGACTGGCAAGACGGTCGCCGGTGGTACCCAAAGGAGATCTGGAGCAGGCACGTGGACAAGTGGGAGGACCTGCTTGACCCCAAGTACCGCGAACAGGCAGTCAATTGTGTGTCGGACATGATTCTAGACGCACTGAAGCACGCTGAGGAGTGCTTGTTCTACATGGCGGGCATGCGCGAGCAAAGCGTCTTCAACTTTGTGGCCATCCCCCAGGGCATGGCCATTGCTACTCTGGAGCTCATGTTCCGCAACCCCGACGTGCTCGAGAAGAACGTCAAGATCACCAAGGGCGACGCATGTCAGCTCATGTTTGAATGCACACAGAACCTGCAGACGGTATGCGAGGTATTCCGGAGATATGCCCGGAAGATTCACGCCAAGAACGACCCTCGGGACCCCAACTATCTAGCAATTAGCGTGCGATGCGCCCAG ATTGAGCAATTCATTGAGACGCTGTACCCTACGCAAGACCCCAAGAAGTTGACGCTCGAGAACGAGCAACGACAGAAGAAGGAACCAACTGTTGACCCGGGCGAGAACCTCATCATGTTTGGCATTGTCCTCCTATGTCTGCTGTTCGTATCTGGCATTATG ATTGGAACTGCAATGTTTTTGGGGGCGAAATTCCCAATCCTATCAGACATACTTCAGCACGCAGCAAATCTCCTCCCGGGCAACAagccaccagcagccgctACGGGGCGCGACGAGTTATAG